The Ornithinimicrobium faecis genome includes a window with the following:
- a CDS encoding crotonase/enoyl-CoA hydratase family protein yields MTERTAPAAHITCRIDGPVARVSLNRPDKLNALTLDMLDALARTAHELRADRDVRAVILQGEGESFCAGLDFASTLADRPGLTRAFLPRPWRGTNTFQEAGYGFRRLPVPVIAAVHGNCLGGGLQIALGADFRFTTPDARWSVLEGKWGLIPDMSGIRTLADQIGMAQAKRLTMTAEIIDGTEADRLGLAIVTADPAAAADELAASLLTRSPDALAAAKRLFEGSWNASARTTFGRERREQLRLLLTPNTARARKAAFGREHAEFLNRARH; encoded by the coding sequence CACCTGTCGGATCGATGGGCCCGTCGCCCGCGTCAGCCTGAACCGTCCGGACAAGCTCAACGCCCTCACCCTGGACATGCTGGACGCGCTCGCACGCACGGCGCACGAGTTGCGAGCGGACCGAGACGTCCGCGCCGTCATCCTCCAAGGCGAGGGTGAATCATTTTGTGCCGGACTGGATTTCGCCAGCACTCTCGCAGACCGCCCCGGCCTGACCAGAGCTTTTCTGCCGCGACCGTGGCGGGGAACGAACACCTTCCAGGAAGCCGGCTATGGCTTTCGCCGACTGCCCGTCCCGGTGATCGCAGCCGTGCACGGCAACTGCCTGGGCGGCGGCCTGCAGATCGCCCTCGGCGCCGACTTCCGCTTCACCACCCCGGACGCCCGCTGGTCCGTGCTGGAGGGCAAGTGGGGCCTCATCCCGGACATGTCGGGCATCCGCACCCTGGCCGACCAGATCGGCATGGCCCAGGCCAAACGACTCACGATGACCGCCGAAATCATCGACGGCACCGAGGCAGACCGGCTGGGCCTGGCCATCGTGACGGCAGACCCGGCAGCGGCTGCTGACGAGCTGGCCGCCAGCCTGCTGACGCGCTCTCCCGACGCACTCGCCGCCGCCAAACGACTCTTCGAGGGCAGCTGGAACGCCTCGGCCCGGACGACCTTCGGGCGGGAGCGCCGCGAGCAGCTGCGCCTGCTGCTGACCCCGAACACCGCCAGGGCCCGCAAGGCCGCCTTCGGTCGCGAACACGCCGAGTTCCTAAACCGCGCGCGCCACTAG
- a CDS encoding NAD-dependent epimerase/dehydratase family protein has translation MKLLIFGGSVFLSKTVAEVALARGHKVVCLSRGDSGAPPKGAHHIVADRSEETDPQAGTWTGLASHDWDAVIDVARTPSWVDTALTALKGRVKHWVFVSTISVYSDVSAPGGTPENTPTHDPADGDLDDSTDPTAYGRNKIACEQAVQRETDGHCLIARPGLIGGPGDPSGRYTYWPERLSRGGKVLVPEPDDAPTQVIDVRDLAEWLVTAAEQEMTGTFDAVPPSVPFHEFLAETTEGVSRVRHPGREETPPLRLVWADPESLLALDVRPWAGARSLPLWLPDPEYAGMRDRDVSSTLAAGLAPRPLADTAEATLQWLANGSGARKSGLTWHEEQDVISSLNDPA, from the coding sequence GTGAAGCTCCTCATCTTTGGTGGCAGCGTCTTCCTCTCCAAAACCGTCGCAGAGGTGGCCCTCGCCCGCGGGCACAAGGTCGTGTGTCTCTCCCGCGGCGACAGCGGCGCTCCGCCCAAGGGCGCCCACCACATCGTGGCCGACCGGTCGGAGGAGACCGACCCACAGGCAGGCACCTGGACCGGACTCGCCTCTCATGACTGGGACGCGGTCATCGACGTTGCGCGTACCCCGTCGTGGGTGGACACCGCCCTGACCGCGCTCAAGGGCAGGGTCAAGCACTGGGTCTTCGTCTCGACCATCAGCGTCTACTCCGATGTCTCCGCCCCCGGCGGCACGCCGGAGAACACCCCCACCCATGACCCTGCCGACGGTGACCTGGACGACAGCACCGACCCCACGGCATACGGCCGCAACAAGATCGCCTGCGAGCAGGCCGTCCAGCGCGAGACGGACGGTCACTGCCTTATCGCCAGGCCCGGTCTGATCGGTGGGCCGGGTGATCCGAGTGGGCGTTACACCTACTGGCCCGAGCGGCTCTCGCGCGGCGGCAAGGTGCTGGTCCCGGAGCCGGATGACGCCCCAACGCAGGTCATCGATGTGCGTGATCTTGCCGAGTGGTTGGTGACGGCCGCCGAGCAGGAGATGACAGGGACCTTCGACGCGGTGCCGCCGTCGGTGCCCTTCCACGAGTTCCTCGCCGAGACGACCGAGGGGGTGTCTCGGGTGCGCCACCCGGGCCGGGAGGAGACTCCTCCGCTGCGGCTCGTCTGGGCCGACCCGGAGTCACTGCTGGCCCTGGATGTGCGCCCCTGGGCGGGTGCCCGCTCGCTGCCGCTGTGGCTCCCAGACCCGGAGTATGCCGGCATGCGGGATCGGGATGTCAGCTCCACCCTGGCAGCGGGGCTGGCTCCGCGACCACTCGCCGACACGGCCGAGGCGACGCTGCAGTGGCTGGCGAACGGATCAGGCGCCCGGAAGTCCGGGCTGACCTGGCACGAGGAGCAAGACGTCATCTCCTCGCTGAACGACCCTGCCTGA